Sequence from the Mytilus galloprovincialis chromosome 10, xbMytGall1.hap1.1, whole genome shotgun sequence genome:
tattgtgaagcctagctggtcgagtggtctagcgcgtcggacatagtgcaaggcgatttggtgccacgatatctcagtagaaTGAGTTCAAAatccggcgagggaagaacaaaaaaattgcgaaagcaaatttacagatctaacattgtcgGGCTGATATTTAaacgaattatatatacagatgtattttcagccttgtatcacAATCACTGCTGTTGTAGAGTCGACACTGGTTCAAACATACTtatgatataattatttatttgacTGTATATAACATTGATTTGTAGGATTTTTTACATAGATAGTTTAGCTGATATGtaaaaaataacatctccatgccttatatattacGACGCAATATTAAAACTAACATGTAAGGTTACAACCTCACACCAAGCACAatgtataaagggccccacaaatgacatatgtaaaaccattcaaacgggataaCCAACGATCCAATCTatattaaaaacgagaaacgagaaacacttataaaccacatcaacaaacgacaacttttAAACATCAGAtgcctgacttaggacaggtgcaaacaaactGCGGGTTAAAACGTTTTAAAAGGTACCAACATTtgcccttatctgaaacaatagtgttacatcacaacataaaacaaCACACTATTAAATATCAATTGTTTTGGCTTAACTCATAAAAATATAGTTATATGTTAAGTAttgttcagactacagtcgaatAATACCAAGTAAATGTCAGACCAATTCAAACTGGTCTAGTAAAAGAAGTATATCTGAGTTCAGGTAtagccatttcagacttttactggtttgtactGTAAGTCACGAAAGGGGTACAGAGGAAGTTAATTACCAGGTTAATCGAAATTTACTTGCATCTAATGACATATTGTATTTGATCCCCCTCTCCTGGAAAAGTGAAACCGGGGTCAAAATATCATATAGAAAATTGACCCGGGGTCAATACTGCAAGGTATTTTTACCCCGAGATCATTTTACCAATATGGTTTttgaaagaggggcaaaagataccagaagaacagtcaaactcatcttTTCATTAGTACATATCAACCCTGGACGCAAAGACCTAGGCGGAAGGATCCATTACCCTGGAGTTGGAGCACCGAATACAGTgatcgtgttgttgtctctttgacaccttccccatttccattctcaattttatacagcAAAGTGCAGTACATACCGATATTCTGTTATTTCTTCCATATCAAATGTCAAATCGTCCGATAGTCCAGCAGAAGCCATCTTGGTATCACCTGGTAAAGTGGTTACGTCGTCCTTATCTTGCAACGTTGACTCTAACCACTGAACCAGAATTccgttatagataatgcatattttaaggtttttcttgtcgtagaacacaccgaggggtgtcaggattgatcaaatgaaagaccgaccggagggaggtctttctttgaaTAATTCTGACACCCCGAGGTATGTTctacaagaaaaaccttaaaatatgcattatctgacttatataccgtcaaaaaattattaattttataaagatttgtaaaattaagtatcctattttaccgacaacactaaagtggaatattcctttctaatgcgttcaggttttaatacgccctgcAGCTgggaaataaaactcactaaataatttagatataaaccttttaaaaattattatccatacacaataaaaatattactgtaactgcatgaagtaagacacatatgtattgttaccatccaataacggtgtatgacaaatacaagacacattgtaagtaatttattgtaccacttagcttatggaaaagggggagggggtatatttttttccttctatttgttatgttatttctaaaAGTGGTTattgttttaacaattttacttgaatagaatgaaaaattcagaaagattgtcttttgaatagcaatacattttattaaaagataatcaggatataattatttaccctccgcacccgaccctttcgtgagttacgttaatgttattcaatagactATAAGActatcttattagttgatcatttgatagagtaaaaggtatacatacattttaaaaagttaagaactgacacgaagacgaatataaatacatgtaggtcacagtatgatttcctattcagtgtgtatcgttctgaacatgcatgaaatacttgccactggaagttaaacaagcaaccaaaaatcaatcaacctattcagtttgactcaataagattttcaaaatcttacacaccAATATGTTTaatcttgatttattttatgaaagtctacattaaaaatcatctgacatatatgataatgtttctttattgtagcgataaattaacaaaacttaacgttatttgtttctaaaattaaaatgcggaaCTACATTGACGATTTCCTTTACACCTATCATCAAttgaactttgaaaaataaatttccaaatcggcaacaatAAACTATTAGACGAATATAGTTTGGAGGTAAAtcatagattgcatgtttatcaaggaaaataatgacctcacacaggtcattattttatgcctttgagcatatttcattgaaacatggtatgttcgggttgattctgaaaaagaatgacctgtcgttctgaaagaaaataactccatataggtatataatacCTGTTATAGCCCGACCTCGACCCGGATACATAACACTAGGTAAGTGCAGGATTTTTCTacattaagaaaacaaaatactgtgttaaatttatctttatttgtatggattttttttaaagatatttttttttaaagaattgtaCGTAAGCTATAAATAATTTTtggaaaagaatattttaatttgtaaatacatgtatattgtgatGTATGAATACTAATTTATCTCACAAATTCCAACACGGTTGTAATTTAATGAGACGATTCAGACAATTCAGTGTCAATTACAATATGAAAGTAATCTCTTTTCTGAAAACAAAAAACTAGCCGGAATTTAGCTTATCAGGTTCAAAATGGGTTTGAATCAGTAACGACAAAATatgcaaacaaacaaatatctacTGACGAAATGACTTTGACAACAGGCACTGAAGAAAATGACGAAATGTCCACTGTAACAACGAAAGGATACAATAAAGAGAGAGGAATTGCATCGATAACAGATACGAATGATAATCATGAAACGTCTACTGTAACAACGAAAGGATATAATAAAGAGGAAGATGGTAATGTAATCATTTCTAAGATATAGTTAAGTTAATATAAGGTAGAAGCAATATACGGAaatatcagttttttttaatgtagacTTCTCCATAGCAAACAAATACAGCAAATAAAGTATGTattcaatatatatgatataaacaaaacaatatatacacCAATCTGAATCTGAAGTGTCAGATAAAGTGTGAGAGAAAAAAACTATTTTCTGTAAAACCTGTCGTGAAACTTAATCATGAGTATTTTGTTTTGGCCTATGTATATGCGACCTTAATAATCAAAGAAAACGAAAGAAAGATATACCACTTATTGTTCTTACTGCCTTGATAGTTAAATTACAATAATACAGACAGCATGGCTTTCTGTGATATTTAAGTTGAAAGGAATAGTCTGCAATTTCTTATTTTACAGATCAGAGTACAAACATTTATATCTACATAGGATCAGGTGCAGGAGGAGTGCTTGTTATTATAGCTATTCTGTTGATTATACTTTGTAGAAGGTAATTGCATCTTTCATTACTTcatgatatgtttatatttgcattAAATCACAATAATATTTATGTCACGCAAATGGACGTACTGTGTTTTTTGTAATCCTTTAATCAATCAAAGAAAAATAGGGTCGCTCCTTAATATACCGATGGGTCACAGAATGTACGAGTAggtttagaaataacaaattcaTTTGTTTCTGGTAACCTGAAgacagtaaatagttatcaaaggtacgaggattataatttagtacgtcagacgcgcgtttcttatacattagactcatcagtgacgctcatatcaaaatagttttaaagccaaacGAATATAAGTAAAAGAGCAGTGAGGATCAAAAATTCActaaagttgtgccaaatactgcttaGATAAAACGTAAAAGAATCTGTCAACTAGAAATTGTATCGACAGTAAATCCCATTttccaaatatgtttttttagtttttaatgatCTGCAAGCTCACGGTTATTTATAAAGCATACGTTAACTTACAATGAACATTCCCGTCAAATTAACAGAGAGATTGATGGGAAGTAACCATCTAACATGTGTGGTACAAAGCAAAGGTCATGATAATGATTATAACGTTATCATGTTTGTCCAGCCTATGCATTTAATATTCCAAACTGTACGTTTAGCATTCATTAATAAGCACTTATCGAAGACCGTATGGTGATTTCTTCCAGGATAATATCAGATATTGTGTTCCAAGTgtcatcatatttgatttttcttATTTCGTAACTACAGTCTCGTTCCCCTGTCTTTAATGTGATCTTCCGAATTAGACTGATTatcgggtttgtactaacatgagcaataATTAGTGCCATGTACGGAGCGGTatctgcttacccgtccggagcaTACCCTCTGTTATCATTTGCTTCTATTTAAAATAGTGATAGGATTTGAATATTTGGTTTAGATTATGGTCTAACTTTTTATTCTAAATCAACGAAAGTTTGATATTCTTGTTAATCATAGAGCAAcatatgttatattatttttgttaatttgaaatatCACATTAACAGTAAACTGATAAAACTTCATGACCAGAAAAATCATGcagaaaatgttattttgatgaaaaaactAAGATCAAATCTCCGAAAATAGGAAACCGGAACATTTATTTAATGTGATCATATTTCAAACATTACAAAAAGAATTCAAAAGGAC
This genomic interval carries:
- the LOC143049602 gene encoding uncharacterized protein LOC143049602, producing MTLTTGTEENDEMSTVTTKGYNKERGIASITDTNDNHETSTVTTKGYNKEEDDQSTNIYIYIGSGAGGVLVIIAILLIILCRRKRLKKKTKTEKHTTHDSNDPDSDNGELKDNTRGGLNIGFWII